In the Silene latifolia isolate original U9 population chromosome 1, ASM4854445v1, whole genome shotgun sequence genome, GAGGTCTATGAGTTTCCTAATGCCTTATCAGAGGCGCTGTTCCCCCGTCAGCCGTCGGTTGCATCCATAAGGTCGCCCTTCGGTTGTGAGGATGAGCTTTTCCCCTTCTCCGActgcttcgccactttgagggattgcatgttgcatcctctggcagatatctggatgttgaccacctcgtccttctcgtctttggagacgagcttatgcgcttccccccggtccgagacatacattagtgtcagggcccggatggacatcactgcgtcggcatcgcttagagtaactcggcctattagggcgttgtaggcggatgagccgttgatgacgacgaactcggctaggacgttcttggccgcattcccctcgccgaacatcaccggtagtctgattgaacccaggggtaccaggccagccccggagaagctgtatagtggatgggtgcaggggctcaagtccttgattctCAGGCCGAGGTCAtggaagcactcccgaacatgatgttcgtgtaggcgcctgtgtctaTCAGACATCTCTTcactaggtggttggatatgtccaagttgactacgagtgggtcgctgtgaggggcgatgactccctcgtagtccttccctccaatagtcatatcgggaatgcTGGGGGCGGTGGTCGCcgcgttgggcacaaagttgatggcctgatacagctcgttcaggtgccgtttgtgcccatgagccgacccaccgttctcgttacctccgatgactacatggataactcctatccgttgaaaaacggatttcttatctgaaccgcTAGCGTCAGTCTTCtggcctttggccacatacttgtcgaggctccccttacggattagctcttcgattgcattcttcaaatgccggcagttgtcagtgagGTGGCCGGCGcagccgtggtactcgcagtactggttcgagtcaccgtctccttttggcttgggaggccgtTCCCACTCGGCCCTCGCCGCTTAGGGCGAAGACCTTGGCGGCCGATGCGACCAGAGGGGTTTtgtcatggtaatgcctttggtaaaacattCCCGAACTGTCGCCGGCGCCCGTCGAGCCCTGTTTCTTGGCAGATCTATCAGAccgtgacctgttattgtcacggcgtttaTCATCGGATcgtgacctgttattgtcacggcgcctcTCATCCGGACTATCATCCCGGCGGCTTTTCCTCTCTCGAGGGCTCGGCCTCGGCCGGGGCCTACCCAgtcttgtggtaatcttccaccttgatggcctggtcggccatcttcctcgcAGCGTCTAGGCCCGGgccccgtgcttgatgagctcgtcttttaagtttccctttgggaggcccttcatcggtcGAAGCCGCCGGTTCGGGATTGATttcccgaatctgctggaccttgccgtcgaacctcttcatataGCTTCGTATAGATTCGtcctcctcctgtttgatagttaggaggtccgacgtctccacgaccgtccttttgttgcaagagtatctttgggctaagaaggcgtcctttaggtcggcgaaaacaagataccgaaccgtcgggaagccccttgtacccggttttgagccatcccatgcgagtcgttgggaagactcggcaccgaCCTCATCagtgctcccataccgacatgtaagactcgaaagcctcggcgtggtcggtcggGTCGGCTGTCTCCTTTATATGTGAACGCCGAACTTCggcttggttggcacggcggtgtctaggacataatcactgaggggctgtttgaccacgtgtcggatgacacgcggcgaccgactcctcgcgttcctagtccggcttctctcctcgtagcgggaaggacttcttctccggctcgggcttcttctccggctCTCCGAGTCGGGCCGCTGTtccccggggtgtgcctcgtcggtgttgcggcggcgatgtcctctcccgagtacgagaaggacttacgtttaccacgaccactttgggctcctccggcgtcttggtagGGTCCGCTTCTCCCGGTGCTCGTTCGggtttcttggagtcacgttaaGGCCCCGGTCTCTGGGCGGCTTCCGCCACTCGTGTCGGCGTGCCTATGTGGTGGTGTACTCCCAATCGGGTCCGGAGTGTCTTcggttttgctatgtcaaccacctgtcccatgatggtgacctggttggcgggcggcGGCGTGTCCGATgttatcggcattccgaattccggttggactactccgccggtggagggttgtaCTACTCCAGAATGAtgaaatgtatcatcttggtgtagctcggtttcgtcggtcacgactacttgttgtttcgacatcttagctttttgggtgggttttttgtgtttttgtttttgttgtttgggaatgaatgtgactagcttctagtttgCCTTTCCCcacgacggcgccaattgttccgggtttaATTCCGAGCggtgtttgttaccactcgtagctagtagaatgatgtccttgcttgaatcctccttgcggtctctgaaacgatgaacaagcgagggctcggctttggccgagcgtactcactccgacgctcaagtcagtaaacttagagagaagttgttgtaacttggctaagagtgtattgtagagataAGCAAGATATTACtggatgaatagtggttattaggtcgaTTTATGGATctcttcctcaatgaaggttgaggagtatttataggctttcaccttttgtcacgtggtAGCCAAGTGGCTATCGGTGAAAAGACcgttataccctcggccgatggactgtggcgggctcgccgagggtcttggatatgagtcgCGGTTTGTGTCCCGGTGGCTAGTTGTCCGCCGAGACCAGGTGATGAACCGATGGGCTTCACCGCTagtctgtctaagtcgttgactttgctgtgaatacccttgaccttgctcaatgtgttgacttggtcagcggtgcagaatatgccccatcacttttAAATATGTATGATGTTGTACTCTATTTCACATGATTAATACGGATATATGACTAAGAAGGTAGTTCGTCAATGTCCAATCCAATAACTATTTGCCAAGATTAATTCCACTCTATCCAACATTTACCAAAAAAAACTgcacaaaaattaacaaatactCTCAACAATTATCTTTGATATTTGTTAAGTCTCGTCTATGTGGAACACATTCGATTCAACTCGATCAAAACTCAAAACAATTGACAAGTCCTCTTTGTAATTAATTATTCACAATAACAGCAATTACACCCAACAATTTGCCTTTGATATTGTTACTCCGAAATAGATTTAAGTAGCAGCCAAGCTTTGAAATACTCCGAATGTAAACTAATGTAATTCATCAACGTCAATTTCAATATAATTAATTAGCTAATCAAGTTCGTGTACAAATTGTCATCTATCAATCGATAATCGAAGAAATGTATGGAATAATCCAAGATATATTACGATCAAAACTAAAAAACCAGAACGCAATAAATTTCATAAGAAAGAGAGATTCTTATATTAATTCTGGAAACATGTTACTCCAATTACATCCATAGTTCAACACACctaaaacaacaattaaaatgaaACCTAATTGAAATACTCCTTAATTAAAACCAGATCTACAAACCTAAACATTCAACAATCCCAGCACAATTAAAACGAACAATCAGATCAATTAACCGCCGAAACCGTAGAGAGTTCTTCCTTGCCTCTTGAGAGCATACACAACATCCATGGCGGTAACAGTCTTCCTCCTGGCATGCTCGGTGTAGGTAACAGCATCACGAATGACATTCTCTAGAAAGATCTTGAGTACGCCACGTGTCTCCTCATAGATGAGACCACTGATACGCTTGACACCACCACGGCGAGCTAGACGGCGGATGGCTGGCTTGGTGATACCCTGGATGTTGTCGCGGAGGACTTTACGGTGTCGTTTCGCTCCTCCCTTTCCTAATCCCTTTCCTCCCTTTCCTCGGCCTGACATTTTTGTTGAAGTTGGTTTTTTGTAGAGAGAGAAAGGGGTTTGAAGAAGTTGTTGAGAGAGAAAATGGGAATGAGTGGGATGAGGTGGGAGATGTGTGAGTGGAGGGGTTTTATAGGAGGGGATTTGCGGAATG is a window encoding:
- the LOC141617239 gene encoding histone H4, which produces MSGRGKGGKGLGKGGAKRHRKVLRDNIQGITKPAIRRLARRGGVKRISGLIYEETRGVLKIFLENVIRDAVTYTEHARRKTVTAMDVVYALKRQGRTLYGFGG